Proteins from one Monodelphis domestica isolate mMonDom1 chromosome 6, mMonDom1.pri, whole genome shotgun sequence genomic window:
- the SAP30 gene encoding histone deacetylase complex subunit SAP30: protein MNGFPPDEVSRGGDAAAAVAAVVAAAAAAAAAAASSGAGTGVGAGAAGGAEVPGSGPAAAAAGPPGAAGPGPGQLCCLREDGERCSRAAGNASFSKRIQKSISQKKVKIDLDKTARHLYICDFHKNLIQSVRNRRKRKGSDDDGGDSPVQDIDTPEVDLYQLQVNTLRRYKRHFKLPTRPGLNKAQLVEIVGCHFRSIPVNEKDTLTYFIYSVKNDKNKPDLKIDSGVH from the exons ATGAACGGCTTCCCCCCGGACGAGGTGAGCCGGGGAGGGGACGCCGCCGCCGCCGTGGCAGCTGTGGTggccgccgctgccgctgccgccgccgccgccgcctcgtCCGGGGCCGGGACCGGGGTCGGGGCGGGGGCCGCGGGCGGGGCGGAGGTGCCAGGCTCAGGACCCGCGGCGGCCGCGGCGGGTCCCCCCGGCGCGGCGGGACCGGGCCCCGGGCAGCTGTGCTGTCTGCGAGAGGACGGGGAGAGGTGCAGCCGTGCGGCCGGCAACGCCAGCTTCAGCAAGAGGATCCAGAAGAGCATCTCCCAAAAAAAGGTCAAGATCGACCTGGACAAGACG GCAAGGCACCTTTATATCTGTGACTTTCACAAAAACTTAATTCAGAGTGTTcgaaacagaagaaagagaaaagggagtgaTGATGATGGAGGTGATTCACCTGTGCAAGATATAGATACTCCAGAG GTTGATTTATACCAATTACAAGTCAACACACTTCGGAGGTACAAAAGACACTTCAAGTTACCAACCAGACCAGGACTTAACAAAGCACAGCTTGTTGAG atAGTTGGTTGCCATTTTAGGTCTATTCCAGTAAATGAAAAGGACACCTTAACATACTTCATCTACTCAGTAAAGAATGACAAGAACAAGCCAGATCTCAAGATTGATAGTGGTGTTCATTAG